The DNA window GTGCTGCGGCGCCAGCCGCGCCGAGATCGATTTCAGCAGCGTGGTTTTGCCGGAGCCGGATTCGCCGACGATGCCCAGCACTTCACCGGGGTAGATGTCGAACGACACGTCGCTGAAGCCCTTGCCGGGGGCGTACAGGTGGGTGAGCCGGTTCACCGACAGCAGCGGGGTGGTGCTCAAAGGGGTGGAAGTCATCAGTGCTGCGCCTCTTGCGAAGATTGCGCCAGCTGCTGCCGGCAGTAGTCGGTGTCCGAACAGACGAACATGCGGTTGCCCCGATCGTCGAGCACCACCTCGTCCAGGTAGCTATGGCGCGAGCCGCACAGCGCGCAGGGTTCGTCCCACTGCTGCACGCTGAACGGATGGTCGTCGAAGTCCAGGCTCTCCACCTTGGTGAATGGCGGCAGGGCGTAGATGCGTTTCTCACGCCCGGCGCCGAACAGCTGCAGCGCCGGCATCATGTGCATTTTCGGGTTGTCGAATTTCGGGATCGGTGACGGATCCATCACGTAGCGATCGTTGACCTTCACCGGGTAGGCGTAGGTGGTGGCGATATGGCCGTAGCGCGCGATGTCCTCATACAGCTTCACCTGCATCACGCCGTACTCCTCCAGCGCGTGCATTTTACGGGTCTCGGTTTCGCGCGGTTCGATAAAGCGCAGCGGCTCCGGGATCGGCACCTGATAGATCAGGATCTGGTCTTCGCGCAGCGCGGTTTCCGGAATGCGGTGACGGGTTTGGATCAGCGTGGCCTCCGGCGTGCGTTCGGTGGTTTCCACCCCGGCGACGCGCTGGAAGAAGCGGCGGATCGACACCGCGTTGGTGGTATCGTCGGCGCCCTGGTCGATCACCTTCAACACGTCGGCGCGGCCGATGACGCTGGCGGTGAGCTGAATGCCGCCGGTGCCCCAACCGTAGGGCATCGGCATCTCGCGGCCGCCGAACGGCACCTGATAGCCGGGGATCGCCACCGCCTTCAGGATGGCGCGTCGGATCATGCGCTTGGTCTGCTCGTCCAGATAACCGAGGTTATAGCCGGTCAATACTTCACTCATCGCGGGCCTCCTGACGCTCGCTGTATTCCTGTCGCAGCCGCTTGAGCAGCTCCAGTTCGGCCTGGAAGTCGACGTAGTGCGGCAGCTTGAGATGGGAGACGAAGCCGGCGGCCTCGACGTTGTCGGCGTGGGCCAGCACGAACTCTTCGTCCTGCGTCGGGCCGGCGACGCCTTCGCCGTAGTCGGGGCTTTGCAATGCGCGGTCTACCAGCGCCATCGCCATCGCCTTGCGTTCGGCGCGGCCGAACACCAGCCCGTAACCGCGGGTGAAGTGCGGCGGGTGGTCCTTTGGATCGACGAAGCCGTTGACCATTTCGCACTCGGTCAGCAGGATCTCGCCGATATCGATGGCGAAACCGAGCTCTTCAGGCACGATCTCCACCGAAACGTGGCCGGTGCGGATCTCGCCGGCGAACGGGTGGTTGCGGCCGTAGCCGCGCTGGGTGGCGTAGCTGAGCGCCAGCAGGAAGCCTTCGTCGCCGCGCACCAGCTGCTGCAGGCGCGCCGAGCGCGAGCAAGGGTAAACCGGCGGGTTGCGGGTGATGTCGTCCGGCGCGCTGCCGTCGTCCTGCTCTTCGCGCGCCAGCTGCTGGCGACACAACAGATCGAACACGTGGCTGCAGTTGTCCGGCAGCGGTTCGTCGGCCTGCGGCGCACGCGGCGCTTCGCCTTCCGCCAGCAGCGCGAAGTCCAGCAGCCGGTGGGTGTAGTCGTAGGTCGGCCCCAGCACCTGCCCGCCGGGCAAGTCCTTGTAAACCGCCGAGATGCGCCGCTCCAGCCGCATGTTTTCGCTGGCCAGCGGCTCGCTGACCGCCAGGCGCGGCAGGGTGGTGCGATAGGCGCGCAGCAGGAAAATCGCCTCCACCAGATCGCCGCTGGCCTGTTTGATGGCCAGCGCCGCCAGCTCACGATCGTAGATGCCGCCTTCGGTCATCACCCGATCCACCGCCAGCCCCAGCTGCTGTTCGATTTGTTCTGCGCCGATCGCCGGCAGCGCCTTGTAGCCGCGCCGCAGCTGTTCCTGCAGCTGATGGGCCGCCTCAATGGCTTTTTCGCCCCCTTTTACCGCTACGTACATCAGCACACCTCCACGCGGGTGGTCCGCGGGATCGCCAGCAGGCGATCGCCGCAGGTCAGCAAAATATCCAGCCCCAGCGGGAAGCGCTGCGGGCGGTTGACCAGGAAATCCAGCAGCGCCGGCGGCAGGCGTGGCGCGATCAGGCGTTGGCTCTCGATGCCGGGGCCGGTCAGGCGCAGCGCGGCGCCGTTCTCCAGCTCGGCGAGCTGCACGATGACCGTGGCGCCGCATTCCGGCGAGATTTCAGTGCCATGCGGCAACGCCTGCAGATCGGCGGCCTGAACGTGCTCATCGAACAGGGCAAAACAGACCTCCTGCGCCGCGGTGGCCAGCGGCGCGCCGCTGTGAAAACGAATGTTTGTTAGCACTTGCTCACTATTGAGCGCAGCGCACAGCTGCAGCGGCGTTTCCTGATCGGCCAGCGTCAGCAGCGCGGCGGTGCTGGCGGCGTTCAGCGGCGCCCAGGCCGGGCCGTTCGGCAGCGTCACCCGGTAGCCCGGTTCGCTCAAGGCTTTAAGAATCAAACGGAAAGCGTGCTGCGATTGGTCTATCGGTTGTTCAAAACCGGTCAATAAACTCATGGCTTAATCCCCTCGCACCAGCGTAAAGAAGTCCACCCGGCTGGCGGCGATCGCCCGGGCGCGCAGCTGGCGCTGTTCGTGCTGCAGTGCAGCCAGCGGCGCGATCAGCTGTTGTTGCAGGCGTTCGCCGTGTTCCGGCTGTTGCAGCAGCGCATCGGCCAACGCGCACAGCTCGGCGTGCGCCTTGTCGCGCCCGGCGATATAGCTGTAGCCGTAACCGCCGTTGTCCAGCAGCACCACCGCGCGGGTGACGGTCATGTCCCCCAGCACGAAGCGGCGGCCGGTGGCGCCCATGCGCCCCTGCAGCTGGGCCAGGCCGATCTCCGGCGCGCGGATGCTGCGGTAACCCGGGCTGAGGTTCAGCGCCTGCCAGTGGCTGCGCAGCTGCTCGGGCTGGCTGTGCGCCAGCACCGACATCCAGCGTTGTCTCGACTCTAAGGCGTGCATTCAGTGCTCCATCGTCAGTTCAATCATGTCGGCACGGGCCAGGCTGACGGAGTATTCCGCCACGTCTTCGCCGCCGCTGCGGACGTTAAGGGTGCGCACGCACAGCAGCGGCGCGTGGGTGGCGATCTCCAGCAGCCGGCTCTCTTTGGCCTGCGCGCGGCGCGCGCTGATGCGCGTCTGGCGGCGGGTCAGCGGCTGCTGCAGGTGCTGCTCGATAAACTGGTGCAGCGAACCGCTGTGGAACTGCTGCAGCGCCGGCCACCAGTCCAGATCCGGCAGATAGTGGTCGATGACGCTCATCGGTACGCCGTTGACCCGGCGCAGAGTGCGCAGGTGGATCACCATTTCGCCTTCCTCACGCGAGAGCGCGCTGGCAACATGCCCATTGCACGGGCGCAAGACAGCGAGTAAGCGCTCACTGGTGGGATGGCTGCCCTGCTCGAACAGGTTCTGGCTGAAGCGGGTGTTGGCGTGCAGCGGGTAGTCGTAAGGCCGCATCAGCACCAGAATGCCGACGCCGTGGCGGCGCTGCAGCCAGCCGCGTTCCACCAGCTGATCCACCGCGCGGCGCAGGGTGTGGCGATTGACCTGATAACGCTCGGCCAACTGTTGTTCCGAAGGCAGGTAGTCGCCGCAGCGGTACTGCGTGCGCAGCTCCTGTTCCAGCTGCGCGGCGATCTGCTGATAGCGGGTGGGATAAGTGGTCGGATGTCTAGATAACTCCATCATAATAAAAACCTCGTCATACCGATGGCTGTGCGATGAAGGCGGAAGCGGTGCGTTTCATCGTGCGTCTACCCTGTGGTTTTCAAGTTGGCATCATGGTGACGGGCGCAGATGACAATCGCGTTACGCCTCGGTGGCGAACAGATGAACTATTTAGGACAGCCCGAACGTGCACGGGCGGCGGCGGCGCGCTATGCTGGCACCACTGTTGACTGACTCTGGCCGCTACCATGCCGCAACCTCTGAACGCCCCTGAACACGCCCCACGCGCCTGGCCGCTGTGGAAACCGATCCTGTTTCTGCTGGTGGTGGCCGTCGGCCTCTACTACGTCAAATGGCAGCCTTACTACGGCAAGGCGTTCGTGGCGGCGGACAGCCATTCGATCGGCAAATCGATCCTGGCCGACGGTGCCGCGAGCCCCTGGCTGGCGGCCTGGCAGTACGCGCTGGTCTACTTCACCGCAGTATGGAAGGCGGCGCTGCTCGGAGTGCTGTTAGGTTCGCTGGTGCAGGTGCTGATCCCGCGCGACTGGCTGGCGCGCACGCTCGGCCACCGGCGTTTTTCCGGCACCGTGCTGGGGGCGCTGATCGCGCTGCCGGGCATGATGTGCACCTGCTGCGCCGCGCCGGTCGCCGCCGGCATGCGCCGCCAGTCGGTGTCCAGCGGCGCCGCGCTGGCCTTTTGGCTCGCCAACCCGGTATTGAACCCGGCGACGCTGGTGTTCATGGGATTTGTGCTCGGTTGGCCGTTCGCCGCCATCCGCCTGGTGGCGGGCGTGGTGATGGTGCTGGGTATCGCCTGGCTGGTGCAGCGCGTGACCGCCAACGACCCGCAGCCCGCCGCGCCGCAGCCGCCGGTGATGACGGCGCAGAGCGATGAGCGGCCGTTCCTTGCCCGCTGGGGCAAAGCGCTGTGGGCGCTGTTTTGGTCGACCATCCCGATCTACGTGCTGGCGGTGCTGGCGCTGGGGGCGGCGCGGGTCTGGCTGTTCCCGCACGCCGACGGCGCCGTCGACAATAGCCTGCTGTGGATCATCGCGCTGGCGATCGTCGGCTGCCTGTTCGTTATCCCCACCGCAGCAGAAATCCCGATCGTGCAGACCATGATGCTGGCGGGCATGGGCGCCGGCCCGGCGCTGGCGCTGCTGATGACCCTGCCGGCGGTCAGCCTGCCTTCGCTGCTGATGCTCAACAAGGCCTTCTCCGCCCGCGCGCTGTGCCTGACGGCGGCGCTGGTGGCGCTGTGCGGCGCACTGACCGGCGTGGTGGGGATGGGGTTGGTGTAACGGATTCGTGACTTGATGCTGTCTCAAGGAGGAGATGGAAATGGAACAGCGGAATAAACCTGAAATGGACGTAGAGGCGATGTTGCTGGAGCAAGCGTTGCGTGAAAGGGTGGATGCCGCCCTCGAACGCTTAAGAAATGGCACCGCGGTTTATCTCAGCCATTCGGAGGTAGAAAAACGAATGGCTTTATTTAAGGGGGCGTTATTGGCGAGGGGGATGAGGGGGCTTAGCTCTGGGGCTGGGCTGTCAGGTTTTGTGGGTAGAAGACTGCGTTATCTACCAAGCGGCTTTGAGCGAGAAGCGGACACACAGGATGTGAATTAATAACTTGTTTATTCGAAATGTTAATCTGATCAACCTAAAATAGACATAGGTGGTGAAGTTGATAAAAAGCAGGGTATCATAATGCCTATACTGCGTTAATTCAGAATAATTATATTATTTTGTTCGCTAATTAAACTTTCAATGAGGATACCAGAGAGTCTTTTCTTATAACATGATCTTTTCGCAATAACACAAGCTCAAGCGCTGCATAGGGTTCAAGAGATTTTTCTATAATGCTCTCTTCATCGATAAGCTCATCAAAAGAAGAAGACCTCTTCAAGGATTTAAATTCTTTTAATATATTTTGATATTGCTCTGACAAACCATAATGTTGTGCTATTTCCATGAATAGATCCCGGTAATATATTGGTTTTTTAATCGGGTATGAATCGACGATTTCGGCAAGAGTACTTAAAACAAGAATGTGAAACGTCTGAAAAGGCCATAGTTGTTCATGTTTTCGATTCATTTTCAGGTGTCGTGGGAAAGAGGGGCCTTTCTTGTCTAATACTGGTTTGAAAAGATGTCTCTTAATCATCCATTCTTTCCAAAACGAATAGTGTTTCTTGAAAAATGTGTTGTATCCGTTTGAGTACTCGGAGGCTAGCGATTCAACCTCTTCTTTTATATGACGTAATTTTTCGATATTAATTAACTCTAGTATATATTGGCTCCTTCTTTTCTGAATGCTTACCTCTACAGAAGGATGTTTCAACCATGAGCAATGAATGACGTTAGATTCATCGTCAAAGTAATTACATATCGCATATTTATCAGCAAGAGGCAGCAATTCAGGAATACAGCTTGAGTATGAATAAGCAACTCTGATCGTTCTGCCTCCAGTAACTACATCGAGAATGACACACTCATCAGACTCAAACATCAGCGAGACTTTTTGACATGTAACGGTGCGAGCAGTAAATACCTCTCGATTTATGTTATGCGTATTACCATTGTGTTCGAGTTCTATGTCTTGACGTATGCAGGGGAGATACAGCGTTTTATCTTTCATAGAACGCTTAACGAGTTCGTGTACTTTAGATTCTCTTTCAGCTTTGGCTCGCTGCTTTTCTTGTTCAACCTTTTCCAAATGCTTGAGCTTCTTTTTCTCCAGAGCTGAGTGGTAGATCCATTTGTAGTCTACGCTGTTAACTTTTAGTAGAGCGACCCATTCGTCAATGCTCCTGTTTTCATTCGGTGGAAAACGGTACTCAATCGAATCAATCTGCTGGTCGATATAATATTGTCTCTTCTCTTCATCACATTCATGGGTAACCCAGACTTCGATTGCTACATCACCAACACCTGTTTCTAGGTACACATCTGCCCAGTATTTGCCGATCTTGTACTCGAGGGATGATTTACTGACGTCTGTGGTAAATTCAGGAACAAAGAAGTCAGTATCATCTAGGGATAACGAATTTTGGGGAAGGGTAAACTTGGATATCGATAAGAAGTGTTGTTGCATCCCGATGTGCAACTGTGTCATTTGACAGTCTCGGCTTTCTTCTTTTGTTGTATGCGAGAAATGGTGTCTGACTACCCTACCGTTGTTCTTTGCTACCAGAGCGTCCCCACAGTTCTTACAGATGCATTCACAGCGTTTGCCGTTAGGAACGGAATCAACGTGAACAATCTTGTTTGTATTTTTATGGAGGGCATACTCAAATAGCATTTATTCTTTTAGCATCCTTGTTCAGATATGACGCTGATTGGTCTTCATTTGTCCTATTCTTGATTAGAAGAGTACTTTTCCAACTGATCGACCCATTCTTGCATCATTGCCTTACTTTCATCAAGGTAATGTAAACACCCACGTATAACCGTGCCATGTGATTTTAGATATCTTGACTGAATGTGTCGTAATGTTCGCAACATCCGCTCCTGGCACAAAGCAGCCCATCAGATTAACGCCATGCCGTAGCGCTGCCAGCTCAAGTCTGTGCAGCTAGCTCAACGCAACCTATGCACCACCTGGTTGCTGCTGCCGCGCCAGATCAGCGCCGGGTCTTTCAAATCCTGCACGAACTTGCCGTCGATCAGTACGTTGATCCTGTCCACTACCTGCATTTGCTGCGCGTCCAGCTCCGCCAGCCGGTAGCCGGTCCACAGCCAGATATCCTTGCCGGGGCACTCGGCGCGCACCCGTTTCAGCAGCGTTAAGATGCTCGGCACGTTGGCCGGGTGCAGCGGATCGCCGCCGGAGAGCGACAGCCCCTGGCGCGGCACGCGTGTATCGTTCAGGTCGGCGATGATGCGCTCTTCCAGCGCCGGGGTAAACGGCTGGCCGGAGTTGAGCCGCCAGGTGCTTTTGTTGTAGCAGCCGGGGCACTGGTGCACGCAGCCGGCGACAAATAGCGTGCAGCGGGTGCCGGGGCCGTTGACTACGTCGATCGGGTAATACTGGTGATAATTCATGTGAGGCCTGCCCATCAGGCTATTTTACTGGCCATCTTGCCTCCGGGCAGTGCTGCCAATCCTCACGTACTGCGTGTACGCTGCGGTTGGTGCGCGCTGGCCGAAGGCAAACTGGCGGCGACAATCACGCCTGATGAACAGGCTTCTGCATAGGTTGCACCGCGTTTCTCAGCCGAGCTGCCCATTGCCGAGGTGTTTCACCCGGCGTTTCACCTCTTCCTGCTTGCCGGCGTTGAACGGCCGGGCATCCGGGCTGCCGAGATAGCCGCACACCCGGCGGGTGACCGAGACCTTGGCCGAGTCGTGGTTGCCGCATTTCGGGCAGGTGAAGCCTTTGCTGGTGCATGAGAATTCACCGGTGAAGCCGCACTCGTAGCACTCGTCGATCGGCGTGTTGGTGCCGTAGTAAGGCACCCGGCTGTAGCTGTAGTCCCACACGTCTTCCAGCGCCTTCAGGTTGTGCTGCAGGTTCGGGTATTCGCCGTAGCAGATGAAGCCGCCGCTGGCCAACGGCGGGTAGGGCGCTTCGAAATCCAGCTTGTCGTACGGATTGACCTTCTTCTCTACGTCGAGGTGGAAGCTGTTGGTGTAATAGCCCTTGTCGGTGACGCCCGGCACTACGCCGAAATCGGCGGTGTCCAGCCGGCAGAAGCGATCGCACAGGTTCTCGCTCGGCGTACTGTAGAGGCTGAAGCCGTAGCCGGTCTCGTCCTTCCAGGCGTCGACGGCGGCGCGCAGCCGCGCGACGATCGCCACCGCTTTGGCGCGCAGCGCTCCGTCGTCATACACGTGGTTTTCGCCGCCGAACAGCGCGTTGATGGTCTCGTGCAGGCCGATATAGCCCAGCGAAATTGAAGCGCGGC is part of the Serratia surfactantfaciens genome and encodes:
- a CDS encoding alpha-D-ribose 1-methylphosphonate 5-phosphate C-P-lyase PhnJ, encoding MSEVLTGYNLGYLDEQTKRMIRRAILKAVAIPGYQVPFGGREMPMPYGWGTGGIQLTASVIGRADVLKVIDQGADDTTNAVSIRRFFQRVAGVETTERTPEATLIQTRHRIPETALREDQILIYQVPIPEPLRFIEPRETETRKMHALEEYGVMQVKLYEDIARYGHIATTYAYPVKVNDRYVMDPSPIPKFDNPKMHMMPALQLFGAGREKRIYALPPFTKVESLDFDDHPFSVQQWDEPCALCGSRHSYLDEVVLDDRGNRMFVCSDTDYCRQQLAQSSQEAQH
- the phnH gene encoding phosphonate C-P lyase system protein PhnH, with amino-acid sequence MSLLTGFEQPIDQSQHAFRLILKALSEPGYRVTLPNGPAWAPLNAASTAALLTLADQETPLQLCAALNSEQVLTNIRFHSGAPLATAAQEVCFALFDEHVQAADLQALPHGTEISPECGATVIVQLAELENGAALRLTGPGIESQRLIAPRLPPALLDFLVNRPQRFPLGLDILLTCGDRLLAIPRTTRVEVC
- the phnG gene encoding phosphonate C-P lyase system protein PhnG; translation: MHALESRQRWMSVLAHSQPEQLRSHWQALNLSPGYRSIRAPEIGLAQLQGRMGATGRRFVLGDMTVTRAVVLLDNGGYGYSYIAGRDKAHAELCALADALLQQPEHGERLQQQLIAPLAALQHEQRQLRARAIAASRVDFFTLVRGD
- a CDS encoding permease → MPQPLNAPEHAPRAWPLWKPILFLLVVAVGLYYVKWQPYYGKAFVAADSHSIGKSILADGAASPWLAAWQYALVYFTAVWKAALLGVLLGSLVQVLIPRDWLARTLGHRRFSGTVLGALIALPGMMCTCCAAPVAAGMRRQSVSSGAALAFWLANPVLNPATLVFMGFVLGWPFAAIRLVAGVVMVLGIAWLVQRVTANDPQPAAPQPPVMTAQSDERPFLARWGKALWALFWSTIPIYVLAVLALGAARVWLFPHADGAVDNSLLWIIALAIVGCLFVIPTAAEIPIVQTMMLAGMGAGPALALLMTLPAVSLPSLLMLNKAFSARALCLTAALVALCGALTGVVGMGLV
- the phnF gene encoding phosphonate metabolism transcriptional regulator PhnF; the encoded protein is MMELSRHPTTYPTRYQQIAAQLEQELRTQYRCGDYLPSEQQLAERYQVNRHTLRRAVDQLVERGWLQRRHGVGILVLMRPYDYPLHANTRFSQNLFEQGSHPTSERLLAVLRPCNGHVASALSREEGEMVIHLRTLRRVNGVPMSVIDHYLPDLDWWPALQQFHSGSLHQFIEQHLQQPLTRRQTRISARRAQAKESRLLEIATHAPLLCVRTLNVRSGGEDVAEYSVSLARADMIELTMEH
- the nrdG gene encoding anaerobic ribonucleoside-triphosphate reductase-activating protein, producing MNYHQYYPIDVVNGPGTRCTLFVAGCVHQCPGCYNKSTWRLNSGQPFTPALEERIIADLNDTRVPRQGLSLSGGDPLHPANVPSILTLLKRVRAECPGKDIWLWTGYRLAELDAQQMQVVDRINVLIDGKFVQDLKDPALIWRGSSNQVVHRLR
- a CDS encoding carbon-phosphorus lyase complex subunit PhnI gives rise to the protein MYVAVKGGEKAIEAAHQLQEQLRRGYKALPAIGAEQIEQQLGLAVDRVMTEGGIYDRELAALAIKQASGDLVEAIFLLRAYRTTLPRLAVSEPLASENMRLERRISAVYKDLPGGQVLGPTYDYTHRLLDFALLAEGEAPRAPQADEPLPDNCSHVFDLLCRQQLAREEQDDGSAPDDITRNPPVYPCSRSARLQQLVRGDEGFLLALSYATQRGYGRNHPFAGEIRTGHVSVEIVPEELGFAIDIGEILLTECEMVNGFVDPKDHPPHFTRGYGLVFGRAERKAMAMALVDRALQSPDYGEGVAGPTQDEEFVLAHADNVEAAGFVSHLKLPHYVDFQAELELLKRLRQEYSERQEARDE